Genomic window (Phycisphaerae bacterium):
TGATCACCGGCGATTTCGCCTTCACGCAGACCATGGCCGACGTTCCAGTAGCTGCTGCCGGGCACGATCATGCCGTTGATGAGAAACCACATGTTGAGTTGTGCGAAGGTGAACAACTCGCCGGCTCGCCGGGCGGGCACGACCGCCGCACCGATCTTCCGGGCCAGGAACTGGTCGCCCACACGGCTGACAAAGCCGACGCGATCCATGTAGGCTTTGATCTGCCCGGTCACCGATCCGAAGTACACCGGCGAGCCGAGCAGGATCACGTCGGCGGCCCGCGACCGATCGATCAAGCCGTTGCATGCGTCATCGTGCCCATGGCAGCGACCATCCTTAACTTCCGCGCACACCATGCATGCCCTGCAAGGAGCGATGCCCATTTCCTCAAGGCAGACGTCGTCGATTTCATGTCCTGCTTTCGACAGATGACCGCAAACCCGCTGCAACATCAGATGAGTATTGCCTTTGGGTCTCGGACTTCCGTTGACGCTGAGCACTCGCATGGTTACCTCCTTGCCGAGAGTAACTCCCGGAACACCACCAAGCGGACTCTCGACCTGGGATATTAGACCTGAGAGATGCCGGTCCGACAACAGGACCGGGATCAAATACCCGGAGGCTACCGTCGGCCCCGTGCCGCTTGGACGCGGATTTGCGGATTCGGATCGAGTCGGACCACAAAGTCGGCGTTGGCCTCCGTCTCTTCGACAGCAGCAATATTGATCAGATCGTTGGTCTCGAACTTCTCACGGGCTTGCTCGGGTGAGGCTCCGCCGCGAATGTGCCGCTTGATGATCCGCTCGCGAGCAACGGCCAAATCCGCCTCAAGGAAAAGCCTTGGCCGCAGCAGAGATGAGACCTTGTCCCAGGGGGGCGTGGTGCTCAGGACGAAGTTGCCCTCAACGAGCACGATCTGCGTCCGGGCGTCGATCACAATCGCACCAGGCACCGGATCATGCAGCCTCCGATCGTAGGCCGGCAGGTTGATGGAGCGGCGCGCAGGCCTCAGCGACT
Coding sequences:
- a CDS encoding flavodoxin family protein: MRVLSVNGSPRPKGNTHLMLQRVCGHLSKAGHEIDDVCLEEMGIAPCRACMVCAEVKDGRCHGHDDACNGLIDRSRAADVILLGSPVYFGSVTGQIKAYMDRVGFVSRVGDQFLARKIGAAVVPARRAGELFTFAQLNMWFLINGMIVPGSSYWNVGHGLREGEIAGDQEAMATLDELAKNILWLLEKLQ